AGGTCTGGTGAAGTTAATATCCATAGAAGGTTcaattttattctattcatttcatttttccatcCCTAACATTCCAATTTTCCTATTGACCAGTGACAGTCTCTGATTGGTCAATTTCAAAGGCTTGCTCCTTCCAATCCTGTGGCAGGCTGAAACTGTTCCCAAAGATAACAGATTCTGCAAATGTTACCAGATACGGGGAAAAGGCCTTtgaagatgtgattaaattaaggctCTTCATATCCAGAGAGTATTTTGGATTAGCTCCGTGGATCCTAAATGCAATTACACATTCCTAAAAGGGAGGCAATGGGAATTCTGACACACACGGTGAAGGGAATGTGAAGAGGGAACAGAGATTTGAAGATGTTGGCCTTGAAGTCTaaagtgatgtggccacaagccaatgaatgccagcagccaccagaagctggaagaatcaAAGAACTGATTCTCCCCTAGAGTCTCTGGAGGGAACACAGCCCTgtcaacatcttgattttggcccagtgaTGCTGATTTTGAATAAATGGTCTCTAAaaatgtgagagaataaatttcagtTGCGCTACAAcaccaagtttgtggtattttattatagcggCCTCAGGAAACTAATACGAACCCCATGAAATTGATTTAATAAAAGCGATAGTGCAAAGTACCTAAACAGTCACCTGAAACTCTATATACCTAGCTATGTTTCAAGAAAGATTCATGGTAGCTTACAGCAATTCACAAAACATTGATAACACCAATAATTCATTCgtgaaaagggaaaaacaggAAGGATATACAAGACGAAGCCAACAAGgtttatgcaaatatatatatataatatatatacacatatatataaaatatatatatacatatatatataaaaatagctatTGCCTCAAGCCAATTAAAATTTGGCTTTAAACCAAATTTACAGCTTACACGTAAAGGAAGTTTTCTTGTTTATATGATTAAGTAGCCATTAGATAAAAACAAGCCAACTCCACAGAAACAAGTACAAAAGACAAGATGAAATTTCTCCCAAGAGTTTCGCTCCTTAGGACTTCTTTTTTGGACTGCAGCCATGCATAGGATACTCATTACCCCTTTGTAAACGTAAATGTAGTCACTAGACCCAAATTTATAAGGCTGTTTACTATATGATATAGGTTGATAACATGTCAAAACTTAACTTGATAAAAGCAAATCCTATAGCATAGATTGATTAGACGTCAAACTCTAACTTAAAAGTAAATTCTGTAGGAGGAAAGAGGGTGTAAATACAATATCCACTACTAGGTAGGCAACTCACTGCCGATATTAATTCCAGGGtacattttggaatatttataaaatgccttGAACGATGCTCAGAAACGAGTACTGTTTCCTCACCCAAACTATCAAACGTTGAGTTAAGTGCTGCATACAATGCCTATGGGACGTGGCTTGCTTGAAAACAGATTTAGTATGGAGTGAAATACTCACAGTGTTTTCTACTATCTGCCCAGCGAGGTCTAGATAACTACCGAGGAGACAAACGTCCCATCCCTACTCCCTGAAGAAGCTCCTGAGTCAATGGGGGAAAGTGCCCCTAACCCAGCGTAGGGGTAGCAAGGAAGGCTTGCAGCTGGTGAGCCTAATTAACTGTTAGAGGATGAGCAGATAGATGGAAGGGGAGGGGGATAGCGCCGAAAGTCGGTCAGAAAGAGCATACGGCACACGCATCGCCATTGCTTCAGAGCTTTTGGGGGCAGGTCTGTAGCCATTCCCAACAAAATATACTACCGAACCCTGCAAGCCCTTCCAGAGAGCCAGACCTCCCTAACTCTCCCCAGCGGGTCCTCTGCACAGGCGGCGGCGCTAGCCTCACTGCGCAGGCGCCAGGTACACCTCGGAGGCCTCAGGAGGGGGAGCCAGTAACTCCGGGTCCACTAGGCCTCCGCTCTAGCCGCCAAGCTTCTGTTTCTCTACTGCTCCCGTAATAGTTGCCTGCGCGAGTTTGGAGCCGGGTAGGGGGCGGGCCTTCCGGGACGAGGGCGCGTGGGTGAGGAAGGTCAGGTCCAGGTAAGGCTGTCAGTGATCTTTGGGGGTCTGCAGCGAGGGGAGATGACTGTAGAGGTCTACGGGGGTCTCCAACCTTGTAGAGTCGCCAGGAATAGGGCGAATCCATTTATTAGTGATCAGTTCGGGCGGTTCACGTGCATCACACAAATAACTCGGCCTTTTCCTGCGTCAGTTGGGGGATTTCTTAAACGTAGGATACCCGCGTTTCCGCTACTGTAATTTCCTCTCAGGCGCAGTTACTCTCTTCCAGATGGGTTAACAGTAGAAGGCTCAGTTTCTCTGCTCGCCACACGGCCTTCTGCACCGTAGCTTTGGGTGGTGGGCTGCAGATTAATTTTGTAACCACCGTAAGAAAAATACGGTAAGgtgatatttaagaaaaatgtttgtgaaatgcgCTCCCGAGTCAAACGTCGGTTAACTTGACACTACTACAGCTCCCATCACAGTCAGGCATGATCGAGTCAGGTGGAGGGAGTCGAAGATTGTTCTTGCTGAACTGAATGCAGCTAATACACTTTCAGTGCCGTTGATGCCTCTGTGACTCCGTAAAATAATCGGTaccgggcttttttttttaaagcattctgtTGAGATTGTTTTTATGTTGAGATTGTTTCTATGACAACGTGTGTACACTGTGAGTTCCTTGGATCCTGATGGTTATTAGGGTAGGCACTGTGCCGTGAATGTTGTATGTTAGCTTCACATCGCAGGTAGTATGACTGTCCTCGTGTGGTCGATGAGAGAACCTGGCAGAGAATAAACACCATTTAAAAACGACGTGACCATTAAAAGGCAGAGGCGAGATTATTGTGCAGCTGGTGCGTTCTGCTAACCAGTGGTTTGTGGGAAACTGGAGAAAGCTCTCTCCCAGAACGATTTACAgacacacgtacatacacataTCAGCATACAGATTTACACTTCCACTGTTTTCAAAACACATCCAGGTTAAGAACTCTTGCACTTCATCTTTACCTTTCAAAGAGAAAAGGCAAACCTAATACAAAGCCACTTATTGAAATAACCTTTTAAATGCATGAGACCTATCAAAAAGATCAAAGAAGTTTGCCCTTTTATGCCAAAGTAAAAATATGGGAATTTTCTTCTCATGTGAGCTTAATTTGTTTTGCTCAGCACATTTGAGTAACTTGTTTTTGCTTAGCATTTTCAGTTCCAGTTAACTTATTTCATGATAGTACAGTTTTCTTTAGTTCACATTTTAAGGAAGGTAACACTTAAAGTGGCTTGTTTTGTACTCCCTGAGAATGGCTTCATGTGAATCAAAATGTAATTGATATGCACATTGTAAGAAAAGCTCCCCTGTCATTCTTCGTGAGAGACATGTGTCTGTGCACTGTGGAAGGAAACAACAAAGCAGTGTCATTGGTAATTGTTAAAAGCACTTTCCGTTTCCTCCTGTTTAGCAAGCCTGGGCCTTTGTTTCTAGTAAGGGATTTAGGTTTGAAGAGGCTTATTCCCTTTCTCTGTCATAAAATTTTAGGACTTGGATTTTATGATATAACCATGTTCCAGCCGATTCTAATGTGACCTTTTTACTTACAAGTTATGTATCCCAGTAATTTGCCACATTCCAAAATGGGCATGGAGATAACAGCAGCATCCTGTGATTGCTTCAGTGACTACTGTCCCACTGagtcccttcctcctcctggctACCTTGGCAAGTTACCAAGGTGCTGGTCCTCTCCCTATGTTTCTCTGTCAGTCTTTGTAAGTGAGGTCATCATTCCAGGGAGGCACGAAGTTTTTACTGTATGGAAtatgtatctgtctgtctctctcttttttttttttttaacatgattaagaacaaggaataaataaatgtgtctaTGTAGAACGTATGAAAACCAAACTTACAGTTCTGGGCTCGTTCTTTTTTGTAAGTTACCATTTCTACTGAGTGCCACTGTTACTCATTTTCCCACTAGTCCTGCAAGCtttgttttcagaaaaggaaactcaGGTTTAGAGAGGATGAGTAATGGTTCACAACAACCGGAGGATTAAGTGACAAAGCCAGTAGTCAAACCTAGGCCTCAGGAATCCCTGTTGCCTCTTCATTTACAAACGAAGGGACTTGGAGTTCAGAACAGAGGCCTGAAAACACTGGAACAAACTGGTAGTTCCCAGACCAGCTTACAGATACTGTGGAAAAACTCTGCAATTACAGCAGAAATCTATTCCGATGACACAATGGtaattaagcaaaacaaaacaaagttgatGAAGAAActgttgttttttaatctaatgtttggaaaaagataattttaaagggcaaaggaagagaaaaagcatgCAAAGAAACTAGGTGACTTCTGGACATTTGCAAGGCTTTTTAGAGGTTAATGGCACTGGTTTGTTTATACATTAAACtgttaaatgactttttttcacCTTGAGACTATAACCCTAGTCCTAACAATCCCACCCCCAACCAGAGTTGGGAAAGAAGTGAATCAGGAAACTGAGAATGCTGAATGGAAAAGGAAGAACAGGCTGCAGATGGTGGGAAGGGAGGGGTGGGCGTTGGATCTGACAGTTCTACCATTGCCAGCCTTCAGGTGGCACTATTGACCGAAGATTGCTTGGTGGGTGTTCTGAATGGTTTTGAGGTTGACAGttggtttgagatcagcctctgctttttttttttttgacgcacAATCTTgcgctgtcactcaggctagagtacagtggtgcaatcataactcagtgtaacctcaaactcctgtgctcaagcaatgcCCCTCCTCAGACTccacaagtagctggaactaccggtgtgcactaccataccagactgattttcttcttttcttttcttttttttttctgtaaaaacaaggttttgccatgttgcctcggctggtcttgaagtcctggcctcaagcaatcctcccatctcagcctctcaaagtatgggtttataggcatgagctaccatggcCAGCCTCCTCTGTTAATGGATCTTGAAATAGgcattgaggccgggcacggtggctcaagcctgtaatcccagcactttgggaggccgaggcgggcggatcacgaggtcaggagatcgagaccatcctggctaacacggtgaaaccctgtctctactaaaaaataagaaaaaaactagccaggcgaggtggcggtcgcctgtagtcccagctactcgggaggctgaggcaggagaatggtgtaaacccgggaggcggagcttgcagtgagctgagatccggccactgcactccagcctgggcgacagagcgaggctccgtctcaaaaaaaaagaaataggcattGAAACTTCCTTAATTTAAACACGGTTTGTTTTCTTGCAAGaactattttgaaattcactTGGCACCATTCTTATGTAGGAGGGTTTTTTGGTACATTTCTCCCATTGGTTTTTCAAGGTTTGTGCCTTTTTCCTGCTTGAATATCAGCACCTTTTCATCTCAGCTGAACTGTTTCCCAGGATAGTCTCTGAGTCAGCAAAGATTCTCATCTCACTACTAAACTTTCTCATAAATTGGCATATTCTGCCAACAATAACCCCTACGTCTGGTCTAAACTGAGTTGAGATAGTTATTCCACCAGCagctttcttgatttttatgtatCCCCTGTATAGTTTTTTATGTCTATTAGCTGTAATTTGTTCATATCGTGGATATCATTCTTATACCTATTTCAGTGTTGTGCGCCTCTGAAGAAAAAGCTGCTGTTTTCCGCTGATAAGAACTTAGCTAGTCTGCATTAAAGCAGAATGTATAAGATGGAAGATACAGCAAGTAACCTCACAATTCATACGTGCCTTCTATTtagtaagaaaatgaattttttgagCTATTGGATTTATTTCTATAGGGCTACtgtctgtttgtttttcccaAATGGCTCTCAGTCTCTAGGCAAAATTCAGTTCAGTAACCTAGAAGCCAAATGACCTCATAACTCATTAGCAGCTCTCAGAGCCTTCTGGAGCCCTTGAGGAGAACAGTGTTCAAAGGACTGATAATAAAGACAACAGCATAATTATGTCTCTGCCATGATTACACGTTTTGATGGCAAGCAGTCAGCATATTAACGTTGCGGATTGCTTAGGTGGGTGTTTTCTGAAGGTATAATAATGCTGGACTAGGATAACTTGTTTCCCTGTCTTCTTCATCCCCAGCCTACAAATAGGTAAACTGACTGTCAGTAAATAACCTGGTGAATCACAAAATAGTTGGTTGTAAAGGAGGCAATACAGCAAGGAAGTAATAGCATGTaaacacaaaatgtaaaaatcgCAGCTGTAAAGCATGAAAAGGAAATAGCCATTTGGCCTGTGGATACTTCTCCACTCCTAGGCATATCCTGCCAACACGGCACTGATCCATGAGCGGCTTGCtgtgtttgcattttctaaagtATTCATTAGCTAATCTCGGAATTTCTTACCCTAACCTgtttatctttcttctcattttctataGGAACTCTAACTCCTTGCCACTCAAGAAATGTCCTCCCTTTCAGAATATGCGTTGCGCATGTCTCGTCTCAGTGCCCGGCTATTTGGTGAAGTCGTCAGGCCTACTGATTCCAAGTCTATGAAAGTGGTGAAACTGTTTAGTGAACTGCCCTTGGCCAAGAAGAAGGAGACTTATGACTGGTATCCAAATCACCACACTTACACTGAACTCATGCAGACACTCCGATTTCTTGGACTCTACAGGTGATGACAAACACAAAGAGGGACCTATGAGAGACCTTTTTTTAGTagatcagaaaaggaaaaaacttaGCCTTTCTATCCTTGCAGTTTTGTTCTTACAATAGAGCCCAGGTAATTCAAAAGGTACAGTTTGCAGGAGAAAGGCTTCTTTCAAAATACCCATAAtggagagaccaaaaaaaaaggaaattcatgtTTGTTGgaagatatattttaattatgtctACAACATGACTAATGTTGAATAGATACTGAGCTGTAGAGAAGTGTTTAATAATTTGTTAATCTAAGAGCACTCTAAAAAGGATGCcgagaggccaggcgcggtggctcacgcctgtaatcctagcacttagggagggattggtgggtggatcacgaggtcaagaaatcaagaccatcctggccaacctggtgaaaccccgtctctactaaaaatacaaaaattagctgggcgtggtggtgcacgcctgtagtcccagctgctcaggaggctgagacaggagaattgcttgaacccaggaggtggaggttgcagtgagccaaggtcatgccacttcactccagcctggcaacagtgaaactccatctcgagaaaaaaaaaaagatgcagagaaaaactGGTCTAAGTACTGAGGAAGAAAGCCCCAGAAACACCACCAGGGCAGTGGGCTCTTGTTGTCAGATGAACAGAATCCCTGACCCACACTTGATCTGCTGCTTAACTGGTATGTGGGagccttctttctcttctggtGGCATTTTTGTTGCCATTTCTTCCTACACTCTtctggcatttttattttataccctttttgatatattaatttgGTCTGGATAAGCTATAGTTTGCCATTAAGGATAATATGTAAATCACACAGGTTCTTTACAccatatgtttgtatgtgtgtgtatgtctaggAAGTAGGTGCTTAGGACTGTATgcgtctctaaaaagaaaaaagatcaggccaggcacaatgtctcaggcctgtaatcccagcactttgggaggccgaggcaggcggatcacctgaggtcaggagtttgagactagcttgaccaacatggtgaaacgctatctctactaaaaatacaaaaattagctgggcgtgatgtcacactcctgtaattccagctacttgggaggctgaggcaggagaattgcttgaacccacgagaaggaggttgcagtgagccgagatcatgccactgtacttcagcctgggcgacaaagcaagactctatctcaaaaaaaaaaaaatcaaataccttTGTGATccttttcattaaattattttttttggccaggtaCGATAGTTCACagcttaatcccagcactttgggaggccaggcgggcagactacttgaggtcaggagttctagaacagcctggccaacatagtgaaaccccatctctactaaaaatacaaaaattagctgggcatggtggtgcattcctgtaatcccagctacttgggaggctgagggcaggagaatcgcttgaactcaggaggcagaggttacagtgagctgagattgtgccactgcactccagcaacagagcgagatttggtctcagaaataaaaaattattttttttaattaccaaacTAATACATGCGCAATACAAAAGAATTCAAATAGTACATAATTGTACAAAGTTAAAataccatctttttaaaaatttaacaagttATAATTGGACTTGTCTTTGGGCAACAATACTAAAATTATTTGGAACCATTTATTCTAATACAATAGAATTAATAGTACAGCATAACATTCATTCCAAATCGCTAAAGATTGGTACATTCACTGTCCAGTGGCTATTTCTTACGTACCTTCCAGGTGCAGGCACTTAAGATGGCACTAGGGgaacagcagtgaacaaaatagacgtGGTTGGTTAACATATCAGAGGTTACAATCTATGACATGTTTTGAATGTTTGGAATTGCTTTGGGAGTACCTCTCTTGCCATCAGTCTGggctcagaaaataaaaactaattttattataacccaaaataaaatattgggagGCACGTATCCTGAGGAGATTATAACCCATGAAAAAATCACATtcagttattttatctttttgctgCTGCTCTCTGTTTGAAGAATAAAGACTTAGCTATCTTTGGGGACAGGGAAAAATTACTTCAAGTATCCAtagaaaaacttattttcatgTAGTCCCTAGGTATAGTAAATGACACCTTTAATGCTAGGCCTCCTGTGGCATCAGGCAGGATGAAACTAGACAGTctccaataaagaaaatattattcagaGACCCGcaaaagagggagggaagcaCCAGTTCTCAGAAACAATTGATCCATTCAGTTAACCAGGTGCCCGGCTTGTATCATCAACAGAGACAGAGTCACCAGAAAGCTATCTTTCTGTCCAATGGTTGATGAGAATGAGGGAGGGAcagaagagggggaaaaaataagtaaattatgtgATCTGTTACAAAGTTGAACatgctatggaaaaaaatagtAGAGCCGGCTGAGCAGGATCCAGAATGCCGACGGGGCCTGCAGTGGGTGGGGAGAGGCCAGATTACAGGATGAAACAGGACAGTCAGGGTCAGCCTCATAAAGGAGTCGAGGTTTAAGCAGAGGATTGAAGGTGGCGAATAAGCCGAGTAGGACTTGGGGAAGAGCTTGCAAGGCAGAGGGGCAAGAGCACGGCAAAGGCCTTGAGGTAGGAGTGCTCCTTTCCAGGAGGCATGCAGGTTACGGGGTGTGGGACTGGAGACAGGTTGCAAGGGGCTGTGAGGCCGTAGTAAGGACGATGGCACTTGCTCTGGTTGAAATGGGGAACCATTTGCAGGGCTGTGAACAAGAGTAGCATGATCTGACATATACTTTAGAAGAATTACAGCAGCTGCACTGCTGAGAATTATTTGGGGACACTCACCACTAATCCCAAAGAGTTGTATACTGTCCATGATGTTCATGGATAGcctagaaaattaaaacttaagcTCAGCAAACCCTTCTCTTACATTTGATTCATACACTGTTATTATCCAtactttacaggtgaggaaactaaggtgcAGGGAGGTAAGGCCACTTATCCAAGGTGACAGATCTAGTAAATGGTGGAGccatgatttgaacccaggttcaCATGGGATCCAGAGCTTACATGTTTAAACACCATACCATTCTTTAGGTATCTGGGCTTAAgatgtagactttttttttatagTATAAGTAATCATCAACTTCTATGCCATCCCCATACTTACATAGTCCTGGCTGCTTTGATTCCTTTAGTATCTGTCTTTTGATTTGGCTTCTTCTGCCTGAGCCTTTCCCCAGCAGCCTTTTTGTGGGAGTTACCTACTGCCactaaggtttcaccatgttggccaggctgagctTCCTCTAGACCTCACCCCATTCTGAGTAGATGCTAGTTCCTAGGGCAGTCAGGGTCTCTGTGTAGCTATTGAAGCTGATGCCCactttttctcctctctgtgtTTAGTCTTAGTGTTGCAGGGAAATTCGGGGTAATCACTAGTGTTGTGTCATTGTTATGTAGGTTTACATAGGCTGGCCTGGGAATTTCACTGCAGCTTGTGGCATTGTTTCTGTGAAGGGAAACGGACTTATAAGCGAACTTTTGGAATACACTGCATGTCTATGATAGGGACTCCCTATACTTTTGTACACCAAGCTGAGCGTGTGGCGAACTTGTAAAAGTCAAAGATTGATAACCAGAATGACCCAGGAAAACAGCGCTAGATCAGTGTACTTTTCTACTCTCATAAAAATAActggttaattattttttccttcttcattcagAGATGAGCATCAGGATTTTATGGATGAGCAGAAACGACTAAAGAAGCTTCGTGGAAAGGAGAAAccaaagaaaggagaagggaaaagagcATCAAAAAGGAAATAGTGTTGGTCCCTCAAGAGGGAGAATTTCCTCCTCAGTGGCAGAGAGAAGAAAGTGCATTTATTGTCTTTCCACATATTGGAGGAATGTCATCTTCCTGAATGAAGGTTATTTGGAGGAACACAGTCATCTCCTTGTTGAAATCTAATCCGGTTACATTGTGGCTGATTTCTTGAACACATTCTAACTGTGCACAATTATTTTGGCCTTGGCCATGTAATGTGAGGTTTACCTGATTCTCTAATGAAATAAATACCTAAGTTATTGTTTGACGATTTGTTTGGGGTAGGGTGGGATGGTGGGGAAATGGAGGGGAAACCTCATTAAGTGAGCGTCCTATAGTGTCCTCATTTCTCCCTTTTTGCTTACTCACTCACCCAGCCCTAAACTTCTTTCATCTTGGGCCCTTCAGCCACTGTCTCCACCACCAAGCTCACAAACTTTCTGTGTGTCTTCACCTACTCCTTTGAGAAATCTATTAAGATGAATTTGTAGGGTATCTTTTAAAAGGAAGTATTGAATACCTGCTCTATACAAGATATTGGGGCCCTGGTAATACAAGTGGTTAGCAAATATTCCCTACCTCATGTAAGTTTCAGTCTTGTGGGAGGGACTAATATTACATAATTACATACAATTGTATTACATGCTACAAAGGAAAAAGTCAGACCTCTGTAAGAgcgtagatggatggatggatgaatgcagAGAGAGATAGCCAGAAGCCCAAACCACGTTAGGGAATTTAAATAAAGCTTCCCTAAAGAAATGATGtttaagccgggcatggtggctcacgcctataatcctaactctttgggaggccgaagtgggtgaatcacgaggtcgagattgagaccattttggccaacatggtgaaaccccgtctactaaaaatacaaaaattagctgggcgtcgtggcatgcacctgtaatctcagctactcgggaggctgaggcaagagaatcgcttgaatccgggaggcagaggtagcagtgagttgagaacgccactgcactccaacctggcaacagagcaagactccgtctcaaaaaaaaaaaaaaaagtatttaagctGAACCTTGAAGGATAAATAAGAGGTCGCCAAAAGGAAAATGGTGAGAAAGGTGTTTGAGGCAGAGAGTACCATTTGCAAAGCCCTAGGTATGAAGAAATTGTCTGTCCAAGGAATAATGATTTGTTCATGATTGGCCATAAGAAAACAGAGGCCAGATCATGAAGGGCTTTGCAAATTCTGTGGAAAAGCTTGAACATAACTAGAAGTTCTATGAGAGATGATTGTTGTATAGATTTGAGTAGCTCGCTGCTGGTTTTATTGTATTCTAGCAATGAGTTTCCAAAGAAATTGTGAaggcttggccaggcacggtggctcaggcctgtaatcccagcactttgggaggctgaggcaggtggatcacgaggtcaggagatcaagaccattctggctaacacagtgaaaccccatctctactagaaaatacaaaaaattagccgggtgtggtggcaggcacctgtagccccagctactcaggaggctgaggcaggagaatggcatgaaccctggaggcagagcttgcagtaagctgagatcgtgccactgcactccagcctgggcgataaagcaagactctatctcaaaaaaaaaaaaaaattgtgaaggtttctctgatttttttttttcccaagagttGTTCTGAATCTTTAGCATGTCcggtaaaaacataaaattaatgatCTTAACCATATGTAAGTGTACAATAGTGTCAATATTCAAATTATgtattattcaaaaaatattcaaaatataaaagtattttagtGCAATAGTATTTATTGGAGTATGTGTAGCAGCTACTCCAGCCGTTAGAGTAGAGTGTAAtgcagttttctttctctgtaaca
Above is a genomic segment from Macaca thibetana thibetana isolate TM-01 chromosome 3, ASM2454274v1, whole genome shotgun sequence containing:
- the MRPS33 gene encoding 28S ribosomal protein S33, mitochondrial, which translates into the protein MSSLSEYALRMSRLSARLFGEVVRPTDSKSMKVVKLFSELPLAKKKETYDWYPNHHTYTELMQTLRFLGLYRDEHQDFMDEQKRLKKLRGKEKPKKGEGKRASKRK